A region from the Agrobacterium cucumeris genome encodes:
- the phoR gene encoding phosphate regulon sensor histidine kinase PhoR: MAVMEGDRGLRLLGRKLGRNWLPVLVVSMLAIVAVSELHTPYMPAALWLCAIIAILAVRERSVVPKADEAAVAETDEPEVPAESVISGVRAGLAVLDTPVFILDKNASVLFQNGAAERAFGQLPPGAHISARLRSPGLLDVIRETITTGQPNQVEHSERFPSERVFIVRIARADAGEVAGPPFYILSFRDVSELRRIDRMRSDFVANASHELRTPLASLRGFIETMQGPARNDPKAQERFLAIMLDQATRMSRLVDDLMSLSRLELRANIAPDQKVDLVPVIGHVRDALLPLANELDVEITLHLPDRPAEVQGDRDELVQVFQNLVENACKYGQEGKVVDVWLRAEPGKPVEVSVIDKGPGIPAEHVPRLTERFYRVSVADSRSKKGTGLGLAIVKHILTRHRARLIIKSELGNGTDFTVRF, translated from the coding sequence ATGGCAGTCATGGAAGGCGATCGTGGATTAAGGCTTTTGGGACGAAAGCTTGGCCGAAACTGGTTGCCCGTTCTCGTCGTCAGCATGCTGGCCATCGTGGCCGTTTCGGAACTGCACACGCCCTATATGCCGGCCGCCCTTTGGCTCTGCGCCATCATCGCCATTCTGGCGGTTCGGGAGCGGTCAGTGGTGCCCAAAGCCGATGAAGCTGCGGTTGCGGAAACGGATGAACCCGAGGTGCCTGCGGAAAGTGTCATTTCCGGCGTCAGGGCCGGCCTTGCGGTGCTGGATACGCCGGTCTTCATCCTCGACAAGAATGCCAGCGTGCTGTTTCAGAACGGTGCGGCGGAACGGGCGTTCGGCCAGCTTCCGCCCGGCGCGCATATTTCCGCCCGCCTGCGATCCCCGGGCCTGCTGGATGTCATCCGCGAAACCATAACCACCGGCCAACCCAATCAGGTCGAGCATTCGGAGCGTTTTCCATCAGAGCGCGTCTTCATCGTTCGCATTGCCCGGGCGGATGCGGGGGAGGTGGCCGGCCCACCATTTTACATATTGTCGTTCCGCGATGTGTCGGAGCTTCGCCGCATCGACCGGATGCGCAGCGACTTCGTCGCCAATGCCAGCCATGAATTGCGCACGCCGCTCGCCTCGCTGCGTGGCTTCATCGAAACCATGCAGGGTCCGGCTCGCAACGACCCGAAAGCACAGGAACGTTTTCTCGCCATCATGCTCGATCAGGCGACCCGCATGAGCAGGCTGGTGGATGATCTGATGTCGCTTTCACGGCTGGAGCTACGGGCAAATATCGCGCCCGACCAGAAGGTCGACCTCGTCCCCGTCATCGGTCATGTGCGGGACGCGCTGCTGCCGCTCGCCAACGAGCTGGATGTGGAGATCACCCTGCATCTGCCCGACCGGCCGGCGGAAGTGCAGGGCGACCGCGACGAACTGGTGCAGGTGTTCCAGAACCTCGTTGAAAATGCTTGCAAATATGGACAGGAAGGCAAGGTCGTGGATGTCTGGCTCCGCGCTGAACCCGGCAAGCCGGTGGAAGTGAGCGTCATCGACAAGGGGCCAGGCATTCCCGCCGAACATGTGCCGCGTCTGACGGAGCGGTTTTATCGCGTCAGTGTCGCCGACAGCCGTTCCAAAAAGGGAACGGGTCTCGGGCTTGCCATTGTCAAGCATATCCTCACCCGCCACCGTGCCCGCCTCATCATTAAATCGGAATTGGGCAACGGTACGGACTTCACCGTCAGATTCTGA
- a CDS encoding substrate-binding domain-containing protein, whose translation MNILKFSAAALVASVAFAGAAAARDQIQVAGSSTVLPYAKIVAETFAETFPNFKAPVVESGGTGGGLKAFCSGVGEGTIDIANASRAIKSDELAACKAAGVTDVQEVKIGYDGIVFAMDASNKDIKLEPKDLYLALAAEIVKDGKLVANPNKKWSEVNKELPDVAIAAYIPGSKHGTREVFEEKIMADGCKEAGATDAIKKIVTDAKQAAAKCIAVRKDGAAVDIDGDYTETLARIDANKTGLGVFGLAFYENNADRLKVATVSGVVPSTETVASGKYPVSRPLFFYVKKAHLGVIPGLKEYVEFFVSDDMIGPDSPLANYGLVAAPDKEREEIRAKFAAGASM comes from the coding sequence ATGAACATCCTTAAATTTTCCGCAGCAGCTCTGGTGGCTTCTGTCGCCTTCGCTGGCGCCGCCGCTGCTCGCGACCAGATCCAGGTTGCCGGTTCTTCCACGGTTCTGCCCTATGCCAAGATCGTTGCTGAAACCTTTGCCGAAACCTTCCCGAACTTCAAGGCTCCGGTTGTTGAGTCCGGCGGCACGGGCGGTGGTCTGAAGGCGTTCTGCTCCGGCGTTGGTGAAGGCACCATCGACATCGCCAATGCTTCGCGCGCAATCAAGAGCGACGAACTGGCCGCCTGTAAGGCTGCTGGCGTTACCGACGTTCAGGAAGTGAAGATCGGTTACGACGGTATCGTCTTCGCAATGGACGCATCCAACAAGGACATCAAGCTCGAGCCGAAGGATCTGTACCTTGCTCTCGCAGCTGAAATCGTCAAGGACGGCAAGCTCGTTGCCAACCCCAACAAGAAGTGGTCGGAAGTCAACAAGGAACTGCCTGATGTAGCGATCGCCGCTTACATCCCGGGTTCCAAGCACGGCACGCGCGAAGTCTTCGAAGAGAAGATCATGGCTGACGGCTGCAAGGAAGCCGGCGCTACCGACGCCATCAAGAAGATCGTTACCGATGCCAAGCAGGCAGCTGCAAAGTGCATCGCTGTCCGTAAGGACGGCGCTGCAGTCGACATCGACGGCGACTACACCGAAACGCTGGCCCGCATCGACGCCAACAAGACTGGCCTCGGCGTTTTCGGCCTCGCTTTCTATGAAAACAATGCTGACCGTCTGAAGGTTGCCACTGTTTCTGGCGTTGTTCCGTCCACCGAAACCGTTGCCAGCGGCAAGTATCCGGTTTCCCGCCCGCTGTTCTTCTACGTGAAGAAGGCTCACCTGGGCGTTATCCCGGGCCTCAAGGAATACGTCGAGTTCTTCGTTTCTGACGACATGATCGGCCCGGATTCCCCGCTCGCCAACTACGGCCTGGTTGCTGCTCCGGACAAGGAGCGCGAAGAAATCCGCGCCAAGTTCGCAGCCGGCGCTTCCATGTAA
- the pstC gene encoding phosphate ABC transporter permease subunit PstC, with the protein MNTSILLLILVLIGIGSYLLGSRRAIALSGGRPASMHSRAGYHGSYAVVWAVLPAAFILCIWLVISPLVITSAVRGNFPEDVRAQSEAQQSLTYGMVSSIARGLQRLTAEETAQADADTATVRPLLASKGVAIAGDPERYMVDAAQTLNTMTSTSRIAMIVIVLAAAFAGAAYALRSIAPRFRARNKVERVILASLLVASSIAILTTIGIVLSMLTEAIQFFTMVPAHQFFFGTVWDPRFAAAGATDSSGQFGLIPLLAGTLYIGFVAMLVAVPVGLFSAIYMSEYASPRLRSVAKPLLEVLAGIPTIVYGFFALTTVGPFLRDISTQINGLATGNYANFIQAQSVITAGFVMGIMLIPYVSSLSDDIITAVPRSLRDGSLGLGATRSETIKKVIVPAALPGIVGAVLMTASRAIGETMIVVLAAGVAARLQINPFEPMTTVTVKIVSQLTGDLEFTSPQTLVAFALGITLFAITLCLNIYALYIVRKYREQYE; encoded by the coding sequence ATGAACACATCGATCCTTTTGCTGATACTGGTGCTGATCGGCATCGGCAGTTATCTGCTCGGCAGTCGCCGCGCCATTGCTCTGTCTGGCGGGCGCCCCGCCAGCATGCATTCCCGTGCCGGTTATCACGGCTCCTACGCGGTCGTCTGGGCGGTTTTGCCCGCGGCGTTCATTCTCTGTATATGGCTTGTTATCAGCCCGCTGGTCATCACCTCGGCCGTGCGTGGTAATTTTCCCGAAGACGTGCGCGCCCAGTCCGAGGCGCAGCAAAGCCTGACATATGGCATGGTGAGCTCCATCGCCCGTGGACTTCAGCGCCTGACGGCGGAAGAAACCGCGCAGGCAGATGCGGATACAGCCACGGTAAGGCCGCTTCTGGCATCGAAAGGCGTTGCGATTGCCGGCGATCCCGAGCGTTATATGGTCGATGCGGCCCAGACGCTGAACACGATGACCTCGACAAGCCGCATCGCGATGATCGTCATCGTGCTGGCGGCCGCATTCGCCGGCGCCGCTTATGCGCTGCGTTCGATCGCTCCCCGCTTTCGGGCCCGCAACAAGGTCGAAAGGGTCATTCTCGCATCCCTGCTTGTCGCCTCGTCCATCGCGATCTTGACGACCATCGGTATCGTCCTGTCGATGTTGACGGAAGCCATCCAGTTCTTCACCATGGTTCCGGCACACCAGTTCTTTTTCGGAACCGTGTGGGATCCGCGTTTTGCGGCCGCCGGTGCAACGGACTCGTCCGGCCAGTTCGGCCTCATCCCGCTGCTCGCCGGCACGCTCTATATCGGCTTTGTCGCCATGCTGGTCGCGGTCCCGGTCGGTCTGTTTTCGGCGATTTACATGTCGGAATACGCCTCGCCGCGCCTGCGTTCAGTGGCAAAGCCGCTGCTCGAGGTACTCGCCGGTATTCCCACGATCGTCTACGGCTTCTTCGCGCTGACGACGGTGGGTCCTTTCCTGCGAGACATCTCCACGCAGATCAACGGTCTCGCAACCGGCAACTACGCCAATTTCATCCAGGCGCAGAGCGTCATTACCGCCGGCTTCGTGATGGGCATCATGCTCATTCCCTATGTCTCGTCGCTGTCGGACGATATCATCACCGCCGTGCCGCGTTCGTTGCGCGATGGTTCTCTCGGTCTTGGTGCCACGCGCTCTGAAACCATCAAGAAGGTCATCGTTCCCGCCGCTCTTCCCGGCATCGTCGGCGCCGTGCTGATGACGGCATCGCGTGCGATCGGCGAAACCATGATCGTGGTTCTCGCCGCCGGTGTTGCTGCCCGTCTGCAGATCAACCCGTTCGAACCGATGACCACGGTAACGGTCAAGATCGTCAGCCAGCTGACCGGCGACCTTGAATTCACCTCGCCGCAGACGCTTGTCGCCTTCGCGCTGGGCATCACGCTTTTCGCCATCACGCTTTGCCTGAATATCTACGCGCTTTACATCGTGCGCAAATACCGGGAGCAATATGAATGA
- the pstA gene encoding phosphate ABC transporter permease PstA produces MTDIVSPTAGATAGNNATRRDIGIKRRYAAERRFRAYGMAAISFGLIFLFLLLWSVVSKGYTAFQQTMITVPVEFSELIIDPKNERAANPAKLMTANYPVLARDAVAKVLGVAPTDRAGLRAVNVMISDSVRTQLRDIVVADPAVIGTTRTVTLLASGDVDSAFKGQVDLTVDEANRRISNQQLGWMNQLAEGGQLGKHFNTGIFVNGNSSRPEAAGVGVALIGSFYMMMIVLVLSLPIGVAASIYLEEFAPKNRLTDLIEVNINNLAAVPSIVYGLLGLSVFINFMGFPRSASLVGGLVLTLMTLPTIIIATRAALKAVPPSIRAAALGLGASKMQTIFHHVLPLAMPGILTGTIIGLAHALGETAPLLLIGMVAFVANYPTTPMDPSTALPVQIYMWANEAERAFVERTSGAIIILLLFLIVMNVGAILLRRRFERRW; encoded by the coding sequence ATGACCGACATCGTTTCTCCCACAGCCGGCGCTACCGCCGGAAACAACGCCACGCGCCGTGATATCGGCATCAAGCGTCGCTATGCCGCCGAACGCCGCTTCCGTGCCTATGGAATGGCAGCGATTTCCTTCGGCCTGATCTTCCTCTTCCTGCTGCTCTGGTCGGTCGTATCCAAGGGTTACACCGCCTTCCAGCAGACGATGATCACCGTTCCGGTCGAGTTTTCCGAACTGATCATCGATCCGAAGAATGAGCGGGCCGCAAATCCCGCAAAGCTGATGACGGCCAATTATCCCGTTCTCGCCCGCGATGCGGTTGCCAAGGTTCTCGGCGTCGCGCCAACGGACCGCGCCGGTCTTCGCGCCGTCAACGTCATGATCTCCGACAGCGTCCGCACCCAGCTGCGCGACATCGTCGTCGCCGATCCTGCCGTTATCGGCACCACGCGCACCGTCACGCTTCTGGCATCGGGCGATGTGGACAGCGCCTTCAAGGGCCAGGTCGATCTGACGGTGGATGAGGCCAACCGCCGCATCTCGAACCAGCAGCTCGGCTGGATGAACCAGCTCGCCGAAGGTGGCCAGCTTGGCAAACATTTCAACACCGGCATCTTCGTCAACGGCAATTCGAGCCGTCCGGAAGCGGCGGGTGTCGGTGTGGCGCTGATCGGTTCCTTCTACATGATGATGATCGTGCTGGTTCTGTCACTGCCGATCGGTGTCGCAGCTTCCATCTATCTCGAGGAATTCGCGCCGAAGAACCGTTTGACGGACCTTATCGAGGTGAACATCAACAATCTCGCGGCTGTTCCCTCGATCGTTTACGGTTTGCTCGGTCTTTCCGTCTTCATCAACTTCATGGGCTTTCCGCGCTCGGCCTCCCTGGTCGGTGGCCTCGTCCTGACGCTGATGACATTGCCGACGATCATCATTGCCACACGCGCAGCATTGAAGGCCGTGCCGCCGTCGATCCGTGCGGCAGCGCTTGGTCTCGGCGCTTCGAAGATGCAGACGATCTTCCATCACGTCCTGCCGCTTGCCATGCCCGGCATTCTCACCGGCACCATCATCGGCCTTGCCCATGCGCTGGGTGAAACGGCGCCGCTGCTCTTGATCGGCATGGTGGCATTCGTTGCAAATTATCCGACAACGCCAATGGATCCGTCCACGGCTCTGCCGGTACAGATTTACATGTGGGCGAACGAAGCGGAACGTGCCTTTGTCGAACGGACATCCGGCGCTATCATCATCCTGCTTTTGTTCCTCATCGTCATGAATGTTGGCGCAATCCTGTTGCGTCGCCGTTTCGAACGGCGCTGGTAG